The following are from one region of the Fretibacterium sp. OH1220_COT-178 genome:
- a CDS encoding DUF3343 domain-containing protein encodes MFERSCREAGIGARIAPVPRKLSSSCGLACEFPCEDRARAEALAAARKIEVASVHDLEKL; translated from the coding sequence ATGTTCGAGCGGTCCTGCAGGGAGGCCGGGATCGGAGCGCGCATTGCCCCCGTCCCGCGCAAGCTGTCGTCGAGCTGCGGCCTGGCCTGCGAGTTCCCGTGCGAGGACAGGGCGAGGGCGGAGGCGCTCGCCGCGGCGCGCAAAATCGAGGTGGCGTCCGTACACGATCTGGAAAAACTGTAG
- a CDS encoding DUF2156 domain-containing protein, whose amino-acid sequence MLAFRPLTWEDREPYTALYRRSPVRYAEYSFFSLWGWLGTNPLDLAWEGELCWLRSHGHKPGFCAPIGNWDAVDWESAIDRNFVPGDVLQDVPEAIVERFPDSLRSRLHVEEDRDEWEYLHSVSELIALEGGKFAQKRAHVRSFLSGYDWEYLPLLPEDFPELLAFQSNWRRLREEGASLDDEDLAIRCALERWDDFPLLGALLKVDGAVIGYTIAEELDEETLDIRFEKALPKYAGSYQALNQLFLKHQGSGYTWVNREEDMGDPGLRAAKLSYHPVRLLKKYRVTLPGRAPAFLAESDNPAGGRLPPL is encoded by the coding sequence ATGCTCGCCTTTAGGCCGCTCACCTGGGAGGACCGTGAACCCTATACCGCGCTTTACCGTCGCTCCCCCGTTCGATATGCCGAGTACTCGTTCTTTTCCCTATGGGGATGGCTCGGGACAAACCCCCTGGATCTGGCGTGGGAGGGGGAGCTCTGCTGGCTGCGCTCCCACGGGCACAAGCCGGGGTTCTGCGCGCCCATCGGAAACTGGGATGCGGTCGACTGGGAGAGCGCGATCGACCGCAATTTCGTGCCCGGGGACGTCCTGCAGGACGTCCCGGAGGCGATCGTCGAGCGGTTTCCCGACTCGCTGCGGAGCCGCCTGCACGTGGAGGAGGACCGCGACGAGTGGGAGTACCTCCACTCCGTCTCCGAGCTCATCGCCCTGGAGGGCGGCAAGTTCGCCCAGAAAAGGGCGCACGTCCGTTCCTTCCTGTCCGGCTACGACTGGGAGTACCTCCCCCTGCTGCCGGAGGATTTCCCCGAACTTCTGGCCTTCCAGTCGAACTGGCGCCGGCTCCGGGAGGAGGGGGCCTCCCTCGACGACGAGGACCTGGCGATCCGGTGCGCCCTCGAGCGATGGGACGACTTTCCCCTTTTGGGGGCGCTGCTGAAGGTGGACGGCGCCGTCATCGGCTACACGATCGCGGAGGAACTCGACGAGGAGACCCTGGACATCCGTTTCGAGAAGGCTCTGCCGAAGTATGCCGGCAGCTACCAGGCTCTGAATCAGCTCTTTCTCAAGCATCAGGGCTCGGGCTACACCTGGGTGAACCGCGAGGAGGACATGGGCGATCCCGGCCTGAGGGCCGCAAAGCTCTCCTATCACCCCGTCCGTCTGCTCAAGAAATATCGGGTCACGCTTCCGGGCCGGGCTCCGGCGTTCCTCGCCGAAAGCGATAACCCCGCAGGAGGCCGGCTTCCCCCGCTTTAA
- a CDS encoding HU family DNA-binding protein, translating into MTKAELIDEIAEKLLLKKKDVTPVVEEVFASIEGALAKGEKCTFVGFGVFEVKERAAREGRNPQDPSKVVKIPAKKVPVFRPGKDLKEKVLAVKTNKKKAK; encoded by the coding sequence GTGACCAAAGCTGAGCTTATTGACGAGATTGCCGAGAAGTTGCTTTTGAAGAAGAAGGACGTGACCCCGGTGGTGGAGGAGGTCTTTGCCTCGATCGAGGGAGCCCTCGCCAAGGGTGAGAAGTGCACGTTCGTCGGTTTCGGCGTGTTCGAGGTTAAGGAGCGCGCCGCGCGCGAGGGGCGCAATCCGCAGGATCCCTCCAAGGTCGTGAAGATCCCGGCGAAGAAGGTCCCCGTGTTCCGCCCGGGCAAGGACCTGAAGGAGAAGGTTCTGGCCGTCAAGACCAACAAGAAGAAAGCGAAGTAG
- a CDS encoding phosphate ABC transporter substrate-binding protein has product MRKRGKSFAVWLYGLMLFWGMGGSARAGELTINGSTTILPFAQVAVERFMASRPEVRISLSGGGTGNGIKALIDGTADIANASRAIRQGEAERARGKGVNPVRFVVALDCIVPIVHPGNPVRSLTLDQLKKIYTGEIVNWKEVGGEDAPIAAVGRDSSSGTYGTWQEMVVERGDVQGRKSRVAARTQVVASSGAMVGTVAGNRFAIGYDGIGYVDDTIRALSVEGVAPSAENAKAGRYPLSRELYMYTAGEPAGDAKSFIDYMLSQDGQRIVEDEGFIPVSR; this is encoded by the coding sequence ATGAGAAAGCGGGGCAAATCTTTTGCGGTTTGGCTGTACGGTCTGATGCTGTTTTGGGGGATGGGGGGCTCCGCGCGCGCCGGGGAGCTGACGATCAACGGGTCCACGACGATCCTGCCCTTTGCTCAGGTGGCGGTGGAACGCTTCATGGCCTCCCGTCCGGAGGTGCGCATCTCCCTGTCGGGGGGCGGCACCGGAAACGGGATCAAAGCCCTGATTGACGGGACGGCCGACATCGCCAACGCCTCCCGCGCCATCAGGCAAGGAGAGGCCGAGCGGGCGCGGGGCAAGGGCGTGAACCCGGTGCGCTTCGTGGTGGCGCTGGACTGCATCGTCCCGATCGTTCATCCGGGCAACCCCGTGCGCAGCCTGACCCTCGATCAGCTGAAGAAGATCTACACCGGCGAGATCGTGAACTGGAAGGAGGTCGGCGGGGAGGATGCGCCGATAGCGGCGGTCGGGCGCGACTCGAGCTCGGGGACCTACGGCACCTGGCAGGAGATGGTGGTGGAGAGGGGGGACGTCCAGGGCAGAAAAAGCCGGGTGGCGGCCCGGACCCAGGTCGTCGCCTCCAGCGGCGCGATGGTGGGCACGGTCGCAGGCAACCGGTTCGCCATCGGATACGACGGCATCGGATACGTCGACGACACGATTCGGGCGCTCAGCGTCGAGGGGGTCGCGCCCTCCGCCGAAAACGCCAAGGCGGGACGCTATCCGCTTTCTCGCGAACTCTACATGTACACGGCCGGGGAGCCCGCGGGGGACGCCAAGAGCTTTATCGACTACATGCTCTCTCAGGACGGGCAGAGGATCGTGGAGGACGAGGGGTTCATCCCCGTAAGCCGCTAG
- the pstC gene encoding phosphate ABC transporter permease subunit PstC, with protein MREIRRAPSRTFGGSGDRIAGGSVLAVSAVCILVLGFILFFLVRESLPVLRQVRLKDLLFGVDWYPQEEPPVLGMGALIGGTVAASLLSTLIGLPTSLAAAVFTAEIAPVWLRALLKPLLEVLGFVPSIVFGFIGMALVAPWMQKHLHVLTGLNLLTASMLLGGMMIPVVGSLADEALRAVPEELRAASYAIGATRWETLSRVVLPAALPGIASASLLGIMRGMGETMVVLMAAGGAAILPASPFDPVRPLTSTIAAEMGETPVGSAHYHALFFAGFILLLLTLSINILAGKLERKGARSS; from the coding sequence ATGAGGGAGATTCGTCGGGCTCCGTCGCGGACCTTCGGCGGTTCGGGCGACCGGATTGCCGGGGGGAGCGTTCTGGCCGTGTCGGCCGTCTGCATCCTGGTCCTGGGGTTCATCCTGTTCTTCCTGGTGCGGGAGAGCCTGCCCGTGCTTCGGCAAGTCCGTCTGAAGGACCTTCTTTTCGGCGTGGACTGGTATCCTCAGGAGGAGCCGCCCGTCCTCGGCATGGGGGCCCTGATCGGGGGGACCGTCGCGGCCTCCCTGCTCTCGACCCTGATCGGCCTTCCCACGAGCCTGGCCGCTGCGGTGTTCACCGCCGAGATCGCGCCGGTTTGGCTGCGTGCCCTCCTCAAGCCCCTGCTGGAGGTTTTGGGGTTCGTGCCCTCCATCGTCTTCGGCTTTATCGGGATGGCGCTCGTCGCGCCCTGGATGCAGAAGCATCTTCATGTCCTGACGGGCCTCAACCTGCTGACGGCTTCGATGCTGCTGGGGGGCATGATGATCCCGGTCGTGGGGTCCCTGGCGGACGAAGCCCTCCGGGCGGTTCCGGAGGAACTGCGCGCCGCTTCCTACGCCATCGGGGCCACCCGATGGGAGACGCTTTCCAGGGTGGTGCTGCCCGCGGCTCTGCCCGGCATCGCCTCCGCCTCCCTCCTCGGGATCATGCGCGGCATGGGCGAGACGATGGTGGTCCTGATGGCCGCGGGGGGAGCGGCCATTCTGCCGGCCTCCCCCTTCGATCCCGTCCGGCCTCTGACCTCGACGATTGCCGCGGAGATGGGCGAGACCCCCGTGGGCTCCGCTCACTACCACGCGCTCTTCTTCGCGGGGTTCATCCTGTTGCTGCTCACCCTGTCGATCAACATCCTGGCCGGCAAACTGGAGAGGAAGGGGGCGAGGAGCTCGTGA
- the pstA gene encoding phosphate ABC transporter permease PstA: MTGGRRSPALPGCGLGVGRRRLKDRLATAFFVLAAALLGLLVFFMFSFVLKQGWGVLSWDFLTEPPRDGMSAGGIWTPLVGTVQLTLLSMVVAVPIGVGTGLYFSEYAGSSRFARLVRLALRSLAGVPSVIFGLFGLSFFVIFLRFGPSMLAAAMTLACLALPLMATASEQAFAAVPEEYRAASFALGATRWQTIWRVILPSASPAVLTGVVLSIGRVAGETAPIIFTGAAFYTQGTARSVFDEVMALPYHVYVLATAGTQVEKTRPIQYGAILVLVGLILGVSALGVLLRARLRK; encoded by the coding sequence GTGACGGGTGGGCGCCGCTCCCCTGCCCTGCCGGGTTGTGGGCTCGGGGTGGGGCGAAGGAGGCTCAAGGACAGGCTGGCCACGGCGTTTTTCGTCCTTGCGGCAGCCCTTCTGGGGCTCCTGGTATTCTTCATGTTCTCCTTCGTTCTGAAGCAGGGATGGGGCGTTCTGTCCTGGGATTTCCTGACGGAGCCTCCCCGCGACGGCATGAGCGCGGGGGGCATCTGGACTCCCCTGGTGGGCACCGTGCAGCTGACCCTTCTGTCCATGGTCGTAGCGGTTCCGATCGGCGTCGGCACGGGCCTCTATTTTTCCGAGTACGCCGGAAGCTCCCGGTTCGCCCGCCTGGTGCGCCTGGCCCTTCGCTCCCTGGCCGGGGTCCCTTCGGTGATCTTCGGGCTCTTCGGCCTTTCCTTCTTCGTGATCTTTCTTCGGTTTGGCCCCTCCATGCTCGCGGCGGCCATGACTCTGGCCTGCCTGGCCCTGCCCCTCATGGCCACCGCCTCCGAACAGGCCTTTGCCGCGGTTCCCGAGGAATATCGCGCCGCCTCCTTCGCCCTGGGGGCCACGCGCTGGCAGACGATATGGCGGGTGATCCTCCCCTCGGCCTCACCCGCCGTCCTCACCGGGGTCGTTCTGTCGATCGGGCGGGTCGCCGGAGAGACGGCCCCGATCATCTTTACGGGCGCCGCCTTCTATACGCAGGGGACGGCCCGAAGCGTTTTCGACGAGGTGATGGCCCTGCCCTACCATGTTTACGTCCTTGCGACCGCGGGGACACAGGTCGAGAAGACGCGCCCCATCCAGTATGGGGCCATTCTGGTCCTTGTGGGGCTGATTTTGGGGGTCAGCGCCTTGGGGGTCCTGCTCCGGGCCCGCCTGCGCAAATGA